From the genome of Myxococcales bacterium:
TTCATGCTGCACTACAACTTCCCTCCCTTCTCCACGGGTGAGACGAAGCCGCTGCGGGGCGCAAGCCGACGCGAGATCGGCCACGGTCACCTCGCGGAACGGGCGATCGCGCAGGTGCTGCCCGACGAAAAGAGCTTCCCCTACGTCATCCGCATCGTCTCCGAGATCCTCGAGTCGAACGGCAGCTCGTCCATGGCTTCGGTCTGCGGCGGCTCGCTTTCGCTCATGGACGCGGGCGTGCCCCTGAAGACGCCCGTAGCGGGCATCGCGATGGGCCTCATCAAGGAGGGTGAGCGCGTGGCGGTGTTGTCCGACATCCTGGGCGACGAAGACCACCTGGGTGACATGGACTTCAAGGTCTGCGGCACCAAGGACGGCGTAACGGCCATCCAGATGGACATCAAGATCGAGGGGCTTTCGCGTGAGATCCTCGAGAAGGCGCTCAGCCAGGCGAAAGAGGGGCGCTTCCACATCCTGTCGAAGATGGCCGAGGCGCTTTCGTCCTCGCGCTCGGAGCTGAACCAGTTCGCGCCGCGGATCACCACCTTGCGGGTGCGCCCGGAGCAGGTGCGCGACATCATCGGTCCGGGTGGCAAGACCATCCGGGGCATCATCGCCGAGACCGGTGTGGCCATCGACGTCGAGGACGACGGCACCGTTCACGTCGCTTCGCCCGACGCCATCGCCGCGAAGAAGGCGATCGACATCATCAAGGGTCTCACGGCCGAACCCGAGGTGGGTGAGTACTACATGGGCACGGTGAAGCGCATCGTCGACTTCGGTGCGTTCGTGGAGGTCTTGCCTGGAACCGATGGTCTCGTGCACATCAGCGAGCTCGACGCCGATCGCGTGCGGGCGGTGACCGATATCTGCCGCGAAGGCGATCAGATGTTGGTGAAGGTGATCGCCATCGATCACCAGACAGGCAAGATTCGCCTGTCGCGCAAAGAAGCGCTCGGAAAGAACCCGGACGAGGTTCTGGCGAGCCGCGCCGACGCTTGAGCGAGAGGCAGTTGATGACGGCCCCGCGAACGGCACCTCTCGTCCGCTTCGCGCGGCTGTCGCCCCACGCACGCGTGCCCCGGTACATGACGGCCGGGGCCGCGGGCATGGATCTGTCCTCTGCCTCCGAGGCGCCCCTCGTGCTTGCTCCTGGTGAGCGCCTGGCGGTGCCTACGGGCTGGGCCATCGAGCTTCCCTCGGGCTTTGAGGGGCAGGTGAGGCCGCGCTCGGGGCTTGCGAGCCAACGCGGGGTCACGGTGGTGAACGCCCCCGGGACGATCGACAGCGACTACCGAGGGGAGCTTCGGGTGCTGCTCGTGAATCTGGGGCGAGAGCCGCACACCATCGCGCTCGGCGATCGGGTGGCGCAGCTCGTGGTGGCGCCCGTGGCGCAGGCCGAGGTGGTCGTGGAAGACGACCCTGCGGCCTTGTCCGAGACGGCCCGCGGGGCGGGCGGTTTTGGTCACACGGGGCAGGGGGGCTGAGGCGGACCGTGCGTAGGCCTCGGTGCAACCGCACGTCGTGGTTGCAACCGGGGAGGCGCCTGTTAGATAAGGTGCGCCATGGCCACGGCGCAGATCAAGACGGGCATCGTTGGGGTTTCCGGCTATTCCGGTATGGAACTGGTGCGCCTGCTGTCGCGTCACCCTGGATTCTCCGTGGCGTGGGCCACCACCGATCGCTGGGCTGGAAAAACGCTGGGCGAGATGAGCCCGCTCGGCCCGTCGCTTTCGTCCCTGGTCTGCATCAGCCAGGAGGATGGGCTCGGGCGCTTCGGTGACGTGGAGCTGGTGTTTTTGTGCACGCCGCCCGAGGTCTCGATCGAGCTTGCGCCGAAGGTGCTGGCGGCTGGCGCGCGCGTGGTGGACCTGTCGGGCGGGTTTCGTCTGGCGGCCGAGGCCTATCCCCGGTGGTACGGCTTCGAGCATCACGCGCCGGCGTTGCTCTCCCAGGCCGTTTACTCCCTGCCCGAGGTGACCTTGGTGAAGAACGCGGAGCAGCTGCGGCAGGCCAAGCTAGTCTCGAACCCGGGCTGCTATCCTACGGCGTCGTCCTTGCCGCTCTTGCCCTTGCTGAGGGCAGGCATCGTGGAGCCCACGGGGGTCATCATTGACGCCAAGAGCGGGACCACCGGGGCGGGCCGCAAGGGCACCGAGGCGATGTCGTTTTCCGAGGTTGCGGACGACTTCCGGGC
Proteins encoded in this window:
- the argC gene encoding N-acetyl-gamma-glutamyl-phosphate reductase; protein product: MATAQIKTGIVGVSGYSGMELVRLLSRHPGFSVAWATTDRWAGKTLGEMSPLGPSLSSLVCISQEDGLGRFGDVELVFLCTPPEVSIELAPKVLAAGARVVDLSGGFRLAAEAYPRWYGFEHHAPALLSQAVYSLPEVTLVKNAEQLRQAKLVSNPGCYPTASSLPLLPLLRAGIVEPTGVIIDAKSGTTGAGRKGTEAMSFSEVADDFRAYRVLKHQHAPEIDRILALGGVPDVKVTFTAHLLPVRRGILATAYGRLADGVGADATKAAEAALQSFAAGRPFLHVTEPEAVTLHAVVGTNRVVMGVRADLERKIVVAFGAIDNLVKGAAGQALQNANLMFGWPESTALDTLVGHQP
- the dut gene encoding dUTP diphosphatase, whose amino-acid sequence is MTAPRTAPLVRFARLSPHARVPRYMTAGAAGMDLSSASEAPLVLAPGERLAVPTGWAIELPSGFEGQVRPRSGLASQRGVTVVNAPGTIDSDYRGELRVLLVNLGREPHTIALGDRVAQLVVAPVAQAEVVVEDDPAALSETARGAGGFGHTGQGG